A single region of the Elusimicrobium sp. An273 genome encodes:
- a CDS encoding alpha/beta hydrolase yields MKKILIGLLPVLCFLGGNTMVNAKTWDKTFAKSDLVTVKKVSFKNRFGIKLAGDLYAPKSIKKGEKLPAIALSGPFGAVKEQASGLYAQTLAQRGFITLAFDPSYTGESSGKPRNIASPDINTEDFSAAVDFLSTQKNVNPQQIGILGICGFGGFAINAAAMDTRIKATVTSTMYDMTRVSAKGYFDAMDADARYAQKEQLNAQRTRDFESGTYAPQPGLPEKLTGQEPWFVQDYWHYYKTPRGFHKRSINSNGNWTMTSTLSLMNLPILAYSNEIRSAVLMIHGEKAHSRYFSEDAFKKLTGDNKELLIIPGATHVDLYDNLQKIPFDKIEKFFKDNLK; encoded by the coding sequence ATGAAAAAAATACTCATTGGGCTCTTGCCTGTACTTTGTTTTTTGGGAGGAAATACGATGGTAAATGCAAAAACATGGGATAAAACTTTCGCCAAAAGCGACTTGGTAACGGTAAAAAAAGTTTCTTTTAAAAACCGCTTTGGCATCAAATTAGCAGGGGACTTATACGCCCCTAAATCCATTAAAAAAGGGGAAAAATTGCCCGCTATCGCCCTATCGGGCCCGTTTGGCGCCGTGAAGGAGCAAGCTTCCGGCCTGTATGCCCAAACCTTGGCCCAGCGCGGATTTATCACCTTGGCGTTTGACCCTTCTTACACGGGGGAAAGCTCCGGCAAGCCCCGCAACATTGCTTCGCCGGACATCAACACCGAAGATTTCAGCGCCGCGGTAGATTTTTTAAGCACGCAGAAAAACGTCAATCCGCAGCAGATCGGGATTTTGGGAATTTGCGGCTTTGGTGGGTTTGCCATCAACGCCGCCGCCATGGACACCCGCATCAAGGCTACCGTTACGTCTACGATGTACGATATGACGCGCGTTTCCGCCAAGGGCTATTTTGACGCCATGGACGCCGACGCCCGCTACGCCCAAAAAGAACAGCTAAATGCCCAGCGCACCCGGGATTTTGAGTCCGGCACGTATGCACCTCAGCCCGGCCTGCCCGAAAAATTAACCGGCCAAGAGCCTTGGTTTGTGCAGGACTATTGGCATTATTACAAAACGCCGCGCGGCTTTCATAAACGCTCCATCAATTCCAACGGCAACTGGACGATGACCTCCACCCTGTCTTTAATGAACCTGCCCATTCTGGCCTACAGCAATGAAATCCGCAGTGCGGTGCTCATGATCCACGGCGAAAAAGCCCACAGCCGCTACTTTAGCGAAGACGCGTTTAAAAAGCTGACGGGGGACAATAAAGAACTCCTCATCATCCCGGGGGCTACGCACGTGGATCTGTACGACAACCTGCAAAAAATCCCGTTTGATAAAATAGAAAAATTCTTTAAGGACAACTTAAAGTAG
- a CDS encoding alpha/beta fold hydrolase, whose amino-acid sequence MKKIIISCLFILSCYVGLHAQSTGEILTFPPSPEKGFFWGYALYLPKTMNTSHKLPILLIMTDCGVTDSIQETEEKTLFRLRHELSEYPIADELGVPLVMPIVQRPEDFYTHALSRAVFTSQEEPFKRLDLQVLNMLRDARQQLSKRHIHTKNKFLVTGFSAAGVFAWRWAMLHPEYVLALATGGALYHMLPIEELNAERLIYPVGVADMQEYTGRKFNKKAWSKIPILSTNGEMDDNDTFLYEECFAEKVERPVLQKVLPGKDVFERRAQSLQLLAKLAPNVQTHLYPWLGHEPVTQDVIAFFRQYVPAPAFQLTDTSDRKPDFPVNIVKAMWGNDPQIPEIYKQWIAENDFVLLTSASHPYWVYNQYAEIIISCNGEKIIQSQKAGSFSDGEKTFISFKFTPSDWENLIKKKGCKFSIHALHPQFLHIPDTLTVPPFNSQNLR is encoded by the coding sequence ATGAAAAAAATTATTATAAGCTGTTTGTTTATCCTATCTTGCTATGTAGGTTTGCATGCGCAATCTACAGGAGAGATTTTAACCTTTCCCCCTAGTCCGGAAAAGGGGTTTTTCTGGGGCTATGCACTCTACCTGCCCAAAACCATGAATACCTCTCACAAATTGCCCATTCTGCTGATTATGACCGATTGCGGAGTAACAGACTCTATTCAAGAAACAGAAGAAAAAACGCTGTTTCGTTTGCGCCATGAACTCAGCGAATATCCTATCGCCGATGAACTGGGTGTGCCTTTAGTCATGCCTATCGTGCAACGGCCGGAAGATTTCTATACGCATGCGTTAAGCCGGGCCGTATTTACATCGCAAGAAGAACCATTTAAGCGGCTGGATTTACAAGTATTAAATATGCTCCGGGATGCGCGTCAACAATTAAGTAAACGCCATATTCATACAAAAAATAAATTTTTAGTAACGGGATTTTCAGCAGCGGGCGTATTTGCCTGGCGTTGGGCCATGCTCCATCCCGAATACGTCCTTGCATTGGCCACCGGCGGAGCATTGTACCATATGCTGCCGATTGAAGAATTAAACGCAGAGCGTTTAATCTATCCCGTTGGGGTAGCCGATATGCAAGAATATACCGGGAGAAAATTTAATAAAAAAGCGTGGTCAAAAATTCCGATTTTATCTACCAATGGAGAAATGGACGATAACGACACTTTCTTATATGAAGAGTGTTTTGCAGAAAAAGTAGAACGTCCTGTGCTGCAAAAAGTGTTACCCGGAAAAGACGTTTTTGAACGCCGGGCACAATCTTTGCAATTATTAGCTAAACTAGCCCCCAATGTACAAACACATCTATATCCTTGGCTGGGGCATGAACCTGTTACCCAAGACGTCATCGCATTTTTTAGACAATACGTTCCCGCTCCTGCATTTCAACTGACAGATACGTCTGATCGGAAACCGGATTTCCCCGTTAATATCGTTAAAGCCATGTGGGGAAACGACCCACAGATTCCCGAAATATACAAACAATGGATCGCAGAGAATGATTTCGTATTACTAACCTCCGCTTCGCATCCATATTGGGTATACAATCAATATGCCGAAATAATTATCTCCTGCAACGGTGAAAAAATAATTCAGTCCCAAAAGGCTGGAAGTTTTTCGGATGGGGAAAAAACTTTTATATCATTTAAATTTACCCCAAGTGACTGGGAAAATTTAATAAAGAAAAAAGGATGTAAATTTAGTATTCATGCTTTACATCCGCAATTTTTACATATCCCAGATACGCTGACCGTTCCTCCATTCAATTCCCAAAATCTACGCTGA
- a CDS encoding NAD-dependent epimerase/dehydratase family protein has protein sequence MKNTLLITGGNGFIGRALTDKLLQEGFNVRIVTRRTPKEQPANPSVTLIQADYNDVESLKRALKGCVGVFHLAAAIFGFKREDFEKANVTATRNVVQAVNEMPEIKTFVHVSSLAASGYAPDKDHPRTEEMTPNPVSDYGITKWGGEQAVHTLRPGVKWTIIRPPIVYGKNDSGVSKIALWVRRGVMVNTSGNGYFSFVHVDDLVQALWLAFARPDTDKQTFFVTEDAVYSWDYFITEMARAMNCHKPFMPHAPKWLLRTAAWIYELAAHISGAQPALNYDKVTEATVPGHWICSGKKWQQLTGQKFTPLAEGLKKSF, from the coding sequence ATGAAAAATACCCTTTTAATTACCGGCGGCAACGGATTTATCGGCCGCGCGCTGACGGACAAACTCTTGCAGGAAGGCTTCAACGTGCGCATTGTTACCCGCCGCACCCCCAAGGAGCAGCCTGCCAATCCTTCGGTTACGCTCATCCAAGCCGATTATAATGACGTAGAATCCCTCAAACGCGCCCTGAAAGGCTGCGTGGGGGTGTTCCACCTGGCGGCCGCCATTTTCGGGTTTAAACGCGAAGATTTTGAAAAAGCCAACGTTACCGCCACCCGCAACGTGGTGCAGGCCGTAAACGAAATGCCGGAAATCAAGACTTTTGTGCACGTCTCCAGCTTGGCGGCCAGCGGCTACGCGCCGGACAAAGATCATCCCCGTACCGAAGAAATGACGCCGAATCCCGTGTCCGACTATGGAATTACCAAATGGGGGGGAGAGCAGGCCGTGCATACCCTGCGCCCCGGCGTAAAATGGACGATCATCCGCCCGCCCATCGTATACGGAAAAAACGATTCGGGCGTCTCGAAAATCGCGCTCTGGGTACGCCGCGGCGTGATGGTAAACACTTCCGGCAACGGATACTTCAGCTTTGTGCATGTGGACGATCTGGTGCAGGCGCTGTGGCTGGCGTTTGCCCGCCCGGATACTGACAAACAAACCTTCTTTGTAACGGAAGACGCCGTGTATTCCTGGGATTATTTCATTACCGAAATGGCCCGCGCCATGAACTGCCACAAGCCGTTTATGCCGCACGCCCCCAAATGGCTGCTGCGCACGGCGGCGTGGATATACGAATTGGCCGCCCACATCAGCGGGGCCCAGCCGGCTTTAAATTACGACAAAGTAACCGAGGCGACCGTGCCGGGGCATTGGATTTGCTCGGGCAAAAAGTGGCAGCAGTTAACCGGTCAAAAGTTTACTCCGCTGGCGGAAGGGTTAAAGAAAAGTTTTTAA
- a CDS encoding TonB family protein translates to MNRYLALSGGLHILAALFLLLLLAPSAKKAAATYTIDFIGTGKVVATTGQEAASPVKAPKAAVQAPAPAKEAVAKPAPKTNKKAYASKSEITTKKQTKKAQPKPAPLAAPSVLDDAADSKAQAGGGTASKEGEFAGGNIQTDFANFPYPWYITQVRNSLWIEWEKRRPAGTELSALVSFAIARDGKIKDLQVARKSGDDTFDFAATSAVINAGPFAPLPMYYEKDELTVSVEFRQEI, encoded by the coding sequence ATGAACCGATATCTGGCCCTATCCGGCGGCCTGCATATTTTGGCCGCACTGTTTTTGCTCCTTTTGTTGGCGCCCAGCGCCAAGAAGGCCGCGGCCACGTATACCATTGATTTTATCGGCACGGGCAAGGTGGTAGCCACCACCGGGCAGGAAGCGGCCTCGCCCGTAAAAGCGCCCAAAGCCGCCGTACAGGCGCCGGCGCCCGCCAAAGAAGCCGTGGCCAAGCCCGCCCCCAAAACAAACAAAAAAGCCTACGCTTCCAAATCGGAAATTACAACTAAAAAACAAACCAAAAAAGCCCAGCCTAAACCCGCCCCGCTGGCGGCCCCCAGCGTGCTGGACGACGCCGCCGATTCCAAAGCACAGGCGGGAGGGGGGACGGCCTCTAAAGAAGGCGAATTTGCCGGCGGCAACATTCAAACCGATTTTGCCAATTTCCCCTATCCGTGGTACATTACCCAAGTGCGCAACTCGCTGTGGATTGAATGGGAAAAACGGCGCCCCGCCGGAACGGAACTTTCGGCCTTGGTTTCCTTTGCCATCGCCCGCGACGGCAAAATAAAAGATTTGCAGGTAGCGCGCAAATCCGGGGATGATACCTTTGACTTCGCCGCCACGTCCGCCGTCATCAACGCCGGCCCTTTTGCGCCGCTGCCGATGTATTACGAAAAAGACGAACTCACCGTCAGCGTAGAGTTCCGTCAGGAGATATAA
- a CDS encoding ExbD/TolR family protein, with protein MAEINMVPFIDITLILLIIFMVMSPMLVQMQMTVDLPKSQAINTQAEDDVIRIEVQKDGTISVMNKKLTLKNLERELILRMGKASKKTILVQADKDVPIQQVVDVFDIAKKLGAAKLGIGVLSKN; from the coding sequence ATGGCAGAAATCAACATGGTGCCTTTTATCGACATCACGCTGATTTTGCTCATCATTTTTATGGTCATGAGTCCGATGCTGGTGCAAATGCAGATGACGGTGGATTTGCCCAAATCCCAAGCCATCAACACCCAAGCGGAGGACGACGTCATCCGCATTGAAGTGCAAAAAGACGGCACGATCAGCGTGATGAACAAAAAGCTGACGCTCAAAAATCTGGAACGCGAATTGATTTTGCGCATGGGAAAAGCCAGCAAAAAGACCATTCTTGTACAGGCAGATAAAGACGTGCCGATACAACAGGTGGTGGACGTGTTTGACATTGCCAAAAAACTCGGCGCCGCCAAGCTGGGAATTGGAGTACTTTCTAAAAACTAA
- a CDS encoding MotA/TolQ/ExbB proton channel family protein, which translates to MDFSNMTNVRELLAAGGPVLILLLLLSVYSISVILERFFKLRSSISLSRKLLAYCRHPIRSENYQKVEDACHKDIVKNTPAAALILRLVRERHRSDAELEKISDSIIDWEISKLQRRLTVLGTLGSITPFIGLFGTVIGVMHAFKDLASTTAAGAGASVVAAGIAEALINTAAGLFVAIPAVIAYNYFLSKTNYFAKELESAANEIIYRHNDESGEF; encoded by the coding sequence ATGGACTTTTCCAATATGACCAACGTGCGCGAGCTTTTAGCCGCCGGCGGGCCGGTATTAATTTTATTGTTGCTGCTGTCGGTATATTCCATTTCCGTCATTTTGGAACGCTTTTTTAAATTGCGTTCTTCCATTTCGCTCTCACGCAAGCTGCTTGCCTACTGCCGCCATCCCATCCGCTCGGAAAATTACCAAAAAGTGGAAGACGCCTGCCATAAAGACATCGTCAAAAATACGCCTGCCGCGGCCCTGATTTTGCGCCTCGTGCGCGAACGCCACCGCTCGGACGCCGAATTGGAAAAAATTTCCGATTCCATTATCGACTGGGAAATTTCCAAACTCCAGCGCCGCCTGACCGTACTGGGCACCTTGGGAAGCATTACCCCGTTTATCGGGCTGTTCGGCACGGTCATCGGTGTGATGCACGCGTTTAAAGATTTGGCTTCCACCACCGCCGCGGGAGCAGGCGCTTCCGTTGTGGCGGCCGGCATTGCAGAAGCGCTTATCAACACGGCGGCCGGCTTATTTGTGGCTATTCCGGCCGTAATCGCCTACAACTACTTCCTTTCCAAAACCAACTATTTTGCCAAGGAACTGGAAAGCGCGGCCAACGAAATCATCTACCGCCACAACGACGAATCCGGCGAGTTTTAA
- a CDS encoding phosphatidylglycerophosphatase A family protein, which translates to MQVIIRALATGLFVSYLPPLVFKYKKNTGAGFLGTLWGVALVLVFPRDAMLYLIAMLAFWVFAVIICKKVQFKGYTGHDNPKIVIDEMAGYITAMAFLPRTWPYLAAAFVLFRTFDTLKPWLVKTFDRMENAFGVVFDDVAGGLMANILIQLFIIFFVKGQP; encoded by the coding sequence ATGCAAGTAATCATTCGGGCGCTGGCGACGGGGCTGTTTGTAAGCTATCTGCCGCCGCTGGTATTTAAATATAAGAAAAATACGGGAGCCGGCTTTTTGGGCACGCTGTGGGGGGTGGCGCTGGTATTGGTTTTCCCCCGGGATGCGATGCTGTACCTGATTGCCATGCTGGCGTTTTGGGTATTTGCCGTAATTATCTGTAAAAAAGTACAATTTAAGGGGTATACGGGGCACGATAATCCCAAAATTGTGATTGACGAAATGGCCGGCTATATTACCGCCATGGCCTTTTTGCCCCGCACTTGGCCGTACTTGGCGGCGGCGTTTGTGCTGTTTCGTACGTTTGACACGCTAAAGCCGTGGCTGGTCAAAACGTTTGACCGGATGGAAAATGCCTTCGGCGTAGTGTTTGACGATGTGGCCGGCGGGCTGATGGCCAATATCTTAATTCAGCTTTTTATTATATTTTTTGTAAAGGGGCAACCCTAA
- the pgsA gene encoding CDP-diacylglycerol--glycerol-3-phosphate 3-phosphatidyltransferase: MMTLANKITLTRAALSIVMFLFILMPFAWSRLVATLIFILAASTDWVDGKIARETNTITPFGAIVDPFVDKILVAAAFFAFVGIKELDIPIWAVFFILLRELMISTLRVIAALEGKVMAAERWGKFKTVIQMTAVGTIFFVLDVYHLAHILTGGAKSVCIILFITLQKIPYAITAIAAVITWISAISYLKNNWDLLKKSWSLPVCK; encoded by the coding sequence ATGATGACGCTAGCCAATAAAATCACCCTCACGCGCGCTGCGCTGTCTATCGTGATGTTTTTGTTTATTTTAATGCCGTTTGCCTGGTCGCGCCTCGTGGCGACGCTTATTTTTATTCTGGCCGCCAGCACCGACTGGGTGGACGGAAAAATCGCCCGCGAAACCAATACCATCACGCCCTTTGGCGCCATTGTAGACCCGTTTGTGGATAAAATACTGGTGGCGGCGGCCTTCTTTGCCTTTGTAGGCATTAAAGAACTGGATATCCCGATTTGGGCGGTATTCTTTATTCTGCTGCGCGAACTGATGATTTCCACCCTGCGCGTGATTGCCGCGCTGGAAGGCAAAGTAATGGCGGCGGAACGGTGGGGGAAATTCAAGACCGTTATTCAAATGACCGCCGTGGGAACGATTTTCTTTGTGCTGGACGTATACCACCTGGCCCATATTTTGACGGGCGGCGCCAAAAGCGTGTGCATTATTCTTTTTATCACGCTTCAAAAAATTCCGTACGCCATTACCGCCATTGCGGCGGTGATTACGTGGATCAGCGCGATTTCGTATTTGAAAAACAACTGGGATTTGCTTAAAAAATCCTGGAGTTTGCCGGTATGCAAGTAA
- a CDS encoding LolA family protein, producing the protein MKLSINNPLWAVVCAAFVLAACSDQPEPKETAPAQPQAQEVQPVQPAPKPAPAPAAKPKPAPLPDLTAQQLADKLKQWDEKLALLQTDFIQNTSYDGVEVSRSQGKLFYDRAQNRLRLDTLSPDGFLEQTAVTDKKDIVILDENNQHVTTLSWADWQQGQPNQALFDFGNYTALLEKHSAAVQKQDGQTAVLVLTPKEGEEYTLYLTLSKRDFFPQVITIQSELMVTRADLKNTQKNKPLPADVFGGFNK; encoded by the coding sequence ATGAAACTGTCTATAAATAACCCCCTGTGGGCGGTAGTCTGCGCCGCATTTGTGTTGGCCGCCTGTTCCGATCAGCCCGAGCCGAAAGAAACGGCCCCGGCCCAACCGCAGGCCCAAGAAGTGCAGCCGGTTCAACCCGCTCCTAAACCAGCACCCGCACCCGCCGCCAAACCCAAGCCGGCGCCGCTGCCCGACCTGACGGCCCAACAGCTGGCGGACAAACTAAAACAATGGGACGAAAAATTGGCGTTGTTGCAAACCGATTTTATCCAAAACACTTCTTACGACGGCGTGGAAGTAAGCCGCTCCCAAGGAAAATTATTCTACGACCGCGCCCAAAACCGCCTGCGCCTGGATACCCTCAGCCCGGACGGGTTCTTGGAGCAAACGGCCGTTACCGACAAAAAAGACATCGTTATTTTGGACGAAAACAACCAGCACGTTACCACCCTTTCCTGGGCGGACTGGCAGCAAGGCCAGCCCAATCAGGCCCTGTTTGACTTCGGCAACTACACGGCCCTGCTTGAAAAGCATTCCGCCGCCGTCCAAAAGCAGGACGGGCAGACCGCCGTTTTGGTGCTTACACCCAAAGAGGGGGAAGAATATACGCTGTATTTAACGCTTTCCAAGCGGGATTTTTTCCCGCAGGTCATTACCATTCAATCGGAACTGATGGTTACGCGGGCCGATTTAAAAAATACCCAGAAGAACAAACCGCTCCCGGCGGACGTATTTGGAGGATTTAACAAATGA
- a CDS encoding FtsK/SpoIIIE family DNA translocase, which translates to MPKYYYAAKKSKKKTKKTSSRAWMRTVLYILAGALCLWLFCILWFNVSKGPAGDEVSTYLFQLLGQGSGLIPLFLAYWLIQTIRNKSTSFLFFLLGSSVTLAAFSSLLTLLKLIFTDSLISGGKAGQSLFYALKSVSGTVGATVFSLALALVGIHMLFAIPWAVILQKTVEFIRNDFNGWMDARAELKQRVSEGRAEIKEKSAQEPARPVAEEIHHAPEIHRSKPEIRRPVAEQITLPRREELSAPVPAQNAQTPDGEETGEVKKFDPKTFVLPPLSLLNNPAGDGVVGPTDEEIAQATRRLEDTLKSFDIRASVTGVSPGPVVTRYEIKPDPGVTIASITARTQDIQASMEARAIRVQAPIPGKNAVGFEIPNDRPVMVTMKEILQSPVYASSKAVLPIALGRYADGNPAGSAAEKWPHILIAGATNSGKSICLHTIIMSLMYKHRPDEVKFLMIDPKRVELTLYEGIPYLYDPKTSCDDVDVVTDANGAAKSLQMLVKVMEKRLQIMQLAKVKNIEGYNQWAAQNNEEKMFYIFVIIDEMADLMLQTKASIEDSIQRLAQMGRALGIHLILCTQRPSVKVITGVIKANLPSRIALQVASSIDSKVILDSTGAEDLLGKGDMLFQSTSDKNPLRIQGAYVSEKEIKAVADFLRAQGGPDYPVQIVAEQNPHQRPQDGLGASREELIQALNLIKERRRVSQDLLKAHFGSSARATNMLSVLEMKGYISKPEGSNRWEIHYEMIDQALEELNSLPYDKNYQEETYETVYK; encoded by the coding sequence ATGCCAAAGTATTATTACGCCGCCAAAAAATCTAAAAAGAAAACGAAAAAAACCTCTTCCCGCGCCTGGATGCGCACGGTGCTGTATATTTTAGCCGGCGCGCTGTGCCTGTGGCTGTTCTGCATCTTGTGGTTTAACGTTTCCAAAGGCCCGGCGGGGGACGAAGTGTCCACTTACCTTTTCCAGCTCTTGGGGCAGGGATCGGGGCTGATTCCGCTGTTTTTGGCGTATTGGCTGATTCAAACCATCCGCAATAAAAGCACTTCCTTTTTATTTTTTCTGTTGGGCTCTTCGGTTACTTTGGCCGCCTTCTCCAGCCTGCTGACGCTTCTTAAACTTATTTTTACCGATTCGCTTATCAGCGGCGGCAAGGCGGGGCAATCGCTTTTTTATGCGCTTAAAAGCGTCAGCGGAACGGTGGGGGCCACCGTGTTTTCGCTGGCGTTGGCCTTGGTAGGCATTCATATGCTGTTTGCCATTCCGTGGGCGGTTATTTTGCAAAAAACGGTGGAGTTTATCCGCAACGATTTTAACGGCTGGATGGACGCCCGCGCCGAGCTGAAACAACGCGTCAGCGAAGGGCGTGCGGAAATAAAAGAAAAATCCGCCCAAGAACCGGCCCGCCCCGTGGCGGAAGAAATCCACCACGCGCCCGAAATTCACCGCTCCAAGCCCGAAATCCGCCGCCCGGTAGCCGAACAAATCACGCTGCCCCGCCGCGAAGAACTCTCCGCCCCGGTTCCGGCCCAAAACGCCCAAACGCCCGACGGCGAAGAAACCGGCGAAGTGAAAAAATTTGATCCCAAAACATTCGTTCTTCCGCCCCTTAGCCTGCTGAACAACCCGGCGGGAGACGGCGTCGTCGGCCCGACGGACGAAGAAATCGCCCAAGCCACCCGCCGCCTGGAAGACACCTTAAAAAGCTTTGATATCCGCGCCAGCGTAACCGGCGTATCGCCGGGGCCTGTGGTAACCCGCTATGAAATCAAGCCCGACCCGGGCGTTACCATTGCCTCTATCACGGCCCGCACGCAGGACATTCAGGCCAGCATGGAGGCGCGCGCCATCCGCGTGCAGGCGCCCATTCCGGGCAAAAACGCCGTCGGCTTTGAAATTCCAAACGACCGCCCGGTCATGGTAACGATGAAGGAAATTCTGCAGTCGCCCGTGTACGCCTCTTCCAAAGCGGTGCTTCCCATTGCGCTGGGCCGCTACGCAGACGGCAACCCGGCCGGCTCCGCCGCCGAAAAATGGCCGCATATTTTAATTGCCGGGGCCACCAACAGCGGTAAATCCATTTGTCTGCATACGATTATTATGTCGCTGATGTACAAGCACCGCCCGGACGAAGTCAAATTTTTAATGATTGACCCCAAACGCGTGGAGCTTACGTTGTACGAAGGCATTCCGTATCTGTACGACCCCAAAACCTCTTGCGACGACGTGGACGTGGTAACCGACGCCAACGGCGCCGCCAAATCGCTGCAGATGCTGGTAAAAGTGATGGAAAAACGCCTGCAGATTATGCAGCTGGCCAAAGTGAAAAACATTGAAGGCTACAACCAGTGGGCCGCCCAGAACAACGAAGAAAAGATGTTCTACATCTTCGTGATTATTGACGAAATGGCCGACCTGATGCTCCAGACCAAAGCCTCTATTGAAGACTCCATCCAGCGCTTGGCGCAAATGGGGCGCGCGCTGGGCATACACCTCATTTTGTGCACGCAGCGGCCTTCGGTAAAAGTAATTACCGGCGTAATTAAGGCCAACCTGCCTTCGCGCATTGCTTTGCAGGTGGCGTCGTCTATCGACTCCAAAGTCATTTTGGATTCCACCGGCGCCGAAGATTTGCTGGGCAAAGGCGATATGCTCTTTCAAAGCACCTCGGACAAAAACCCGCTTCGCATTCAGGGGGCGTATGTGTCCGAGAAAGAAATCAAAGCCGTGGCCGATTTCCTGCGTGCGCAGGGCGGGCCCGACTATCCCGTGCAGATCGTAGCCGAACAAAACCCGCACCAACGCCCGCAGGACGGGCTGGGCGCCAGCCGCGAAGAATTAATCCAGGCGTTAAACCTAATCAAGGAACGCCGCCGCGTATCGCAGGATTTGTTAAAAGCACACTTTGGTTCCAGCGCACGCGCCACCAATATGCTAAGCGTGCTGGAAATGAAAGGATATATTTCCAAACCGGAAGGCTCCAACCGCTGGGAAATCCATTATGAAATGATTGACCAAGCCTTGGAAGAATTAAACTCCCTTCCGTACGACAAAAATTATCAGGAAGAAACCTATGAAACTGTCTATAAATAA
- a CDS encoding acetyl-CoA carboxylase biotin carboxyl carrier protein, which yields MKKTATKKTAPAKKAKAAKTPAVKESPILKEVKQLYGFMQDNNLDTIEYDQKGLYLRLVKAKPAMVPVPVSVGGSAVAASGAHPAVPAQEQYKEVIKSSLMGIFFRGSTPSAPPFVKEGARVEKGDVICLIEAMKVFNEMRAEFPCIIKKVLVDNGKPVKQGDALFAIERV from the coding sequence ATGAAAAAAACAGCAACCAAAAAAACGGCTCCGGCCAAAAAAGCCAAAGCGGCTAAAACGCCTGCCGTGAAGGAATCCCCGATTTTAAAGGAAGTCAAACAGCTTTACGGTTTTATGCAGGACAACAACCTGGACACGATTGAATACGATCAAAAAGGGCTGTACCTGCGCTTGGTAAAAGCCAAACCCGCCATGGTGCCGGTACCGGTAAGCGTGGGCGGAAGTGCTGTTGCGGCTTCCGGTGCGCATCCGGCCGTGCCCGCCCAGGAACAATATAAAGAAGTAATTAAATCCTCGTTGATGGGTATCTTCTTCCGCGGTTCCACTCCGTCGGCTCCGCCCTTTGTAAAAGAAGGCGCCCGAGTGGAAAAAGGCGACGTTATCTGCTTGATTGAAGCGATGAAAGTGTTTAACGAAATGCGCGCCGAATTCCCGTGCATCATTAAAAAAGTATTGGTAGACAACGGCAAGCCCGTTAAACAAGGCGATGCGCTGTTTGCCATTGAACGGGTATAA